A genome region from Setaria italica strain Yugu1 chromosome III, Setaria_italica_v2.0, whole genome shotgun sequence includes the following:
- the LOC101764448 gene encoding uncharacterized protein LOC101764448, giving the protein MALTVNIFSTGGSSVAGGAGPEEEDAVLDFSDAEEEETLAPVEFALYGKILSPVPVHVSTVRSAMKPAWGNPVGLKLRAIGEKKDNLFVAEFGSQRDMERILAGAPWMVGKYSILLQEYDGKLTATDVKFERVELWARLLNLPIGWMNRARGSRAMDMIGKVIQMDVDRDGKASGAFLRARVAIQIDKPVRRGIRLRVNKNEEPRWFQIQYERLPYICFHCGFMGHSDLECETPAERGEDGKLPYDVNLRAPEEKKKKLQSFAAAAAASYGSGSSSGFKQTSSNRSGARGSRHANSSRHSESQVGDSEELEIESPIKHTEQGAHADTSGVSRNLFQAMDEDQRLAPRKRKSKPSSRGVHTPDLNIPIEGGSNAIVPIGLVNSRVSQLDGAGDSSGNSMIEQLKKQKRGEPNDARSAAAASGSPRRAQ; this is encoded by the exons ATGGCCCTCACCGTCAACATCTTCTCCACGGGCGGATCCTCCGTcgcgggcggggccg gccctgaggaggaggatgccgttCTGGATTTCAGCGAtgctgaggaagaagaaacgCTCGCGCCAGTGGAGTTCGCCCTCTATGGGAAGATCCTGTCCCCGGTGCCGGTGCATGTGTCCACGGTACGTTCGGCGATGAAACCAGCTTGGGGTAATCCGGTTGGTCTCAAACTGCGAGCGATCGGTGAGAAGAAGgacaatctgttcgtggcggagTTCGGCAGCCAGCGGGATATGGAACGGATTCTGGCCGGCGCGCCTTGGATGGTGGGGAAGTACTCGATCTTGCTGCAGGAGTACGATGGAAAACTCACTGCAACAGATGTCAAGTTTGAAAGGGTGGAGCTCTGGGCTCGTCTCCTGAATCTCCCTATTGGGTGGATGAACCGAGCTAGAGGCTCACGTGCAATGGATATGATCGGGAAAGTTATCCAGATGGATGTGGATCGAGATGGGAAGGCTAGCGGGGCGTTCCTTAGGGCACGTGTTGCTATTCAGATTGATAAGCCTGTTCGTCGTGGGATCCGGCTCAGGGTCAATAAGAACGAAGAACCCAGATGGTTTCAAATCCAATATGAGCGGCTTCCATATATCTGTTTTCACTGTGGTTTCATGGGCCACTCTGATTTAGAATGTGAAACACCGGCAGAGCGAGGAGAAGATGGGAAACTGCCGTATGATGTTAATTTGCGTGCTCcagaagagaaaaagaagaagctgcAGTCCTTTGCTGCAGCGGCTGCTGCTTCGTATGGTAGTGGCTCCTCTTCTGGTTTTAAGCAGACATCGTCGAATAGATCAGGGGCGCGTGGGTCGAGACATGCTAATAGCTCGCGCCATTCTGAGAGTCAAGTGGGGGACTCGGAGGAGCTTGAGATCGAGTCTCCGATAAAGCATACTGAGCAAGGAGCGCATGCTGATACGTCAGGGGTTAGCAGGAACCTGTTTCAAGCAATGGACGAAGATCAACGGCTTGCACCACGTAAGAGGAAGTCAAAGCCGTCGTCCAGAGGAGTGCACACTCCTGATCTGAACATTCCAATTGAGGGGGGATCCAATGCCATTGTACCCATTGGTCTGGTGAACTCGCGTGTAAGTCAGCTAGATGGTGCTGGTGACAGTAGTGGCAACAGCATGATTGAACAGCTGAAGAAGCAGAAGCGGGGCGAACCAAATGATGCAAgatcggcggcggctgcgagcGGCAGTCCCCGCCGGGCACAATGA
- the LOC101784812 gene encoding proline-rich receptor-like protein kinase PERK1, which translates to MSSPTAAPAPTTPSAPPANNGTTPPPATPSAPPPSTPAAPTPPAPAAPSPPAPSAPPPSSPSVPAPSTPAASPPAPSSSTPATPSAPSPSSPGTPSTPSPPSDTPSPPSSGGGGNRSPSPPSSGGSGGRSPSGHSPPKSHNSGGGGGGGGSGPSTSLVVGVAVGGFVLLLLASFICLCCLRKKRRRAPQPPPHYVYPPPHQPPYKEDPYGGTYHQSWQQQNAPPPPPEHVVKMHPSPPPAYANRPPQAPPPPPPAMLNSSGGSGSNYSGGEILPPPSPGTALGFSKSTFTYEELVRATDGFSDANLLGQGGFGYVHRGLLPNGKEIAVKQLKLGSGQGEREFQAEVEIISRVHHKHLVSLVGYCISGGKRLLVYEFVPNNTLEFHLHGKDRPTMEWPTRLKIALGAAKGLAYLHEDCHPKIIHRDIKSSNILLDFKFEAKVADFGLAKFTSDNNTHVSTRVMGTFGYLAPEYASSGKLTEKSDVFSFGVMLLELITGRRPVDTTQTYMDDSLVDWARPLLMRALEDGDYDELVDPRLGKDFSPNEIARMIACAAACVRHSARRRPRMSQVVRALEGDVSLEDLNEGVRPGHSRFFGSYSSSDYDSGQYNEDMKKFRKMAFNNNNYTSSQYSAPTSEYGQIPSASSSEGQQTQEMESGAMKKSGYSSGYSGAS; encoded by the exons ATGTCGTCGccgacggccgcgccggcgccgaccacgCCGTCGGCCCCGCCGGCCAACAACGGcaccaccccgccgccggcgaccccgtccgcgccaccgccgtccacCCCGGCAgcgcccaccccgccggcccccgccgcgccgtccccgCCTgccccctccgcgccgccgccctcctccccctccgtcccggccccctccacccccgccgcgtccccgcccgcgccgtcctcctccaccccgGCCACGCCATCCGCGCCGTCCCCCTCCTCGCCAGGGACTCCCTCCACGCCGTCCCCGCCCTCGgacacgccgtcgccgccctcgtCCGGGGGAGGAGGGAATAGGTCCCCGTCCCCGCCGTCGTCCGGGGGAAGCGGGGGCAGGTCCCCGTCCGGCCACTCCCCGCCCAAGTCCCACaactcgggcggcggcggcggcggcggcggctccgggcCGTCCACGTCGCTCGTGGTGGGCGTCGCCGTCGGGGGGTtcgtcctgctcctgctcgccaGCTTCATCTGCCTCTGCTGCCTacgcaagaagcgccgccgtgCCCCGCAGCCACCGCCGCACTACGTGTACCCGCCGCCGCATCAGCCGCCGTACAAGG AGGATCCATATGGTGGAACATACCACCAGAGTTGGCAGCAGCAAAatgcgcctcctccacctcctgagCATGTGGTCAAGATGCACCCTTCACCTCCGCCAGCATATGCCAACCGTCCTCCAcaggcaccgccaccgcctccaccagcgATGTTAAACAGTAGTGGTGGGTCGGGTTCTAATTACTCTGGTGGCGAGATCCTACCTCCACCATCCCCTGGCACTGCCCTTGGCTTCTCAAAGAGCACATTCACGTACGAAGAGTTGGTAAGGGCAACTGATGGATTCTCTGATGCCAATCTCCTCGGACAAGGTGGTTTTGGCTACGTTCACAGAGGACTGCTGCCTAATGGCAAGGAGATCGCTGTAAAGCAATTGAAACTTGGAAGTGGCCAGGGAGAGCGTGAGTTCCAGGCTGAGGTTGAGATTATCAGCCGAGTACATCACAAACATCTCGTGTCTTTGGTTGGTTATTGCATTTCTGGAGGCAAGAGGTTGCTTGTCTATGAGTTTGTCCCCAACAACACATTGGAATTCCACTTACATG GGAAAGATCGACCCACAATGGAGTGGCCCACTAGATTAAAAATCGCTCTGGGTGCTGCCAAGGGTTTAGCGTATCTTCATGAAGACT GCCATCCGAAGATCATCCACCGTGATATAAAGTCATCAAACATACTTCTTGACTTCAAATTTGAAGCTAAG GTTGCAGATTTTGGACTTGCGAAGTTTACCAGTGATAACAACACCCATGTTTCAACGAGGGTAATGGGCACTTTCGG GTATTTGGCACCTGAGTATGCGTCCTCTGGAAAGCTCACAGAAAAATCAGATGTATTTTCTTTTGGAGTCATGCTTCTTGAGCTAATAACTGGGCGGCGACCAGTCGACACAACCCAAACATATATGGATGACAGCTTGGTTGACTGG GCAAGGCCGTTACTGATGCGAGCACTTGAGGATGGTGATTATGATGAATTGGTGGATCCTCGGCTTGGAAAGGACTTCAGTCCTAATGAGATTGCAAGAATGATAGCCTGTGCTGCTGCATGTGTACGCCATTCTGCACGTCGTCGCCCGCGCATGAGTCAG GTTGTTCGGGCTTTGGAAGGCGACGTGTCGTTGGAGGATCTCAATGAAGGTGTCCGACCTGGTCATAGCCGCTTCTTCGGGTCGTACAGCAGCTCCGACTATGATTCTGGCCAGTACAACGAGGACATGAAGAAGTTCAGGAAGATGGcgttcaacaacaacaactacaCCAGCAGCCAATACAGCGCGCCGACCAGCGAGTACGGCCAGATACCGTCCGCGTCGAGCAGCGAGGGCCAGCAGACGCAGGAGATGGAGTCGGGCGCGATGAAGAAGAGCGGCTACAGCTCGGGATACAGCGGAGCATCGTGA
- the LOC111256638 gene encoding metallothionein-like protein 2C, whose amino-acid sequence MSCCNGNCGCGSGCKCGNGCGGCNMFPDVEATSTTTTTMVIAAATNKASSGGFEAAMESGGCDCNTCKCGTSCGCSCCSCN is encoded by the exons ATGTCTTGCTGCAACGGCAACTGCGGGTGCGGCTCCGGCTGCAAGTGCGGCAATGGATGCGGCGG CTGCAACATGTTCCCTGACGTGGaggccacctccaccaccaccaccaccatggtcatcgccgccgccaccaacaaGGC GAGCTCCGGCGGGTTCGAGGCCGCCATGGAGAGCGGCGGCTGTGACTGCAACACCTGCAAGTGCGGCACCAGCTgcggctgctcctgctgcagctgcaactGA
- the LOC111256694 gene encoding transcription factor MYB25-like: MSAPDDAPGGGSSSAAERPAAMRKTSWSKDEDAVLRDQVRLHGARNWEGISAALPGRNAKSCRLRWCQHLAPGVAAGRPFTAEEDALVVACHRVFPNKWSTIARFLPGRTDNDIKNRCNTVLRQQLYQQPPPPPLRRRHDGTLPLFPLVPGDVRTSARDGSPVLRRQPPDEAVGEDQSGACLDLFPLVPGDLINKARNDACEAAAMDVDVGAGDLLEMRLWPAFTAMAVFRAMVQAVRAP, translated from the coding sequence ATGTCGGCGCCGGACgacgcgcccggcggcggctcgaGCTCCGCGgccgagcggccggcggcgatgaggaAGACGTCGTGGAGCAAGGACGAGGACGCCGTGCTGCGTGACCAGGTGCGGCTGCACGGCGCGCGTAACTGGGAGGGCATCAGTGCCGCGCTCCCCGGCCGCAACGCCAAGTCGTGCCGCCTCCGCTGGTGCCAGCACCTGGcccccggcgtcgccgccggcaggCCCTTCACCGCCGAGGAGGACGCGCTTGTCGTCGCGTGCCACCGCGTGTTCCCCAACAAGTGGTCCACCATCGCGAGGTTCCTCCCGGGCCGCACCGACAACGACATCAAGAACCGCTGCAACACCGTCCTCCGGCAGCAGCTGtaccagcagccgccgccgccgccactccgccgccgccacgacggGACGCTCCCGCTGTTCCCTCTGGTGCCCGGGGATGTCAGGACCAGTGCCAGGGACGGCAGCCCGGTGCTCCGGCGCCAGCCGCCCGACGAGGCTGTGGGGGAAGATCAGAGCGGCGCGTGCCTCGACCTCTTCCCACTGGTTCCTGGGGATCTTATTAACAAGGCCAGGAACGATGCATGCGAGGCGGCGGCAATGGATGTAGATGTCGGCGCCGGGGACCTGCTCGAGATGAGGCTCTGGCCGGCGTTCACGGCCATGGCGGTCTTCAGGGCGATGGTGCAGGCTGTTCGGGCGCCGTAA